One Cucurbita pepo subsp. pepo cultivar mu-cu-16 chromosome LG07, ASM280686v2, whole genome shotgun sequence genomic region harbors:
- the LOC111799236 gene encoding profilin-1-like, with the protein MSWNVYVDDHLMCDIEGNRLTSAAIIGHDGSVWAQSDTFPQFKPEEITAIMNDFNEPGVLAPTGLYLGGAKYMVIQGEPGAVIRGKKGPGGVTVKKTGLALIIGIYDEPMTPGQCNMIVERLGDYLIEQGL; encoded by the exons ATGTCGTGGAATGTTTACGTCGATGATCATCTTATGTGCGACATTGAGGGCAATCGCCTCACATCTGCGGCCATTATCGGCCATGACGGCAGCGTTTGGGCCCAAAGCGATACTTTCCCTCAG TTCAAGCCTGAAGAAATTACTGCCATCATGAATGACTTCAATGAACCCGGGGTGCTTGCTCCAACTGGTTTGTACCTTGGTGGTGCCAAATATATGGTAATCCAAGGGGAGCCTGGCGCTGTTATTCGTGGGAAGAAG GGCCCAGGTGGGGTTACTGTTAAGAAGACTGGTTTGGCTTTAATCATTGGCATCTATGATGAACCAATGACTCCCGGTCAGTGCAATATGATTGTTGAAAGGCTTGGAGATTATCTCATCGAACAGGGTCTCTAA